From the genome of Gracilinanus agilis isolate LMUSP501 chromosome 2, AgileGrace, whole genome shotgun sequence, one region includes:
- the LOC123233202 gene encoding proline-rich proteoglycan 2-like — protein sequence MERLRADGLHLPEADPAAVSASDHRHPRSAPFRGGGHHPGGETPQVQAVLQAAEDHQPPDQEQGRPERPPRQCLPGAAPAHGPLGLSDHHHPVHAQPLPRPRRPVPGPVRGVSRQRNLPAPPPPPPPTPAPQPAGAASRGSRAAARPSRGALAHFPASSSSPSRTSIGAQPWAWGRRDPCGLCAQTLGPLPRRPCRWCGRAHGAHPGSRLCRISR from the exons ATGGAGCGG CTACGTGCAGACGGGCTGCACCTCCCTGAAGCTGATCCTGCAGCGGTTTCTGCCTCTGATCACCGACATCCTCGCAGCGCCCCCTTCCGTGGGGGTGGACATCACCCGGGAGGAGAG ACTCCACAAGTGCAGGCTGTGCTACAAGCAGCTGAAGACCATCAGCCACCTGATCAAGAACAAGGCCGGCCTGAGCGGCCGCCACGGCAGTGCCTTCCGGGAGCTGCACCTGCTCATGGCCCCCTTGGACTGAGTGACCACCACCACCCCGTGCACGCACAGCCTCTGCCCCGGCCCCGCCGGCCTGTGCCAGGACCTGTGCGCGGGGTGTCGAGGCAGAGGAATCTCCCGGccccccctcctcccccgccTCCCACACCAGCCCCCCAGCCTGCTGGTGCCGCCTCCCGCGGCTCCCGGGCTGCAGCACGGCCATCCCGCGGGGCTCTCGCCCACTTCCCAGCCTCTTCATCCTCCCCGTCCCGGACCAGCATTGGGGCCCAGCCCTGGGCCTGGGGCAGGCGGGACCCGTGTGGCCTTTGTGCCCAGACACTTGGCCCTCTGCCCCGGCGTCCCTGCCGGTGGTGCGGGCGAGCACACGGTGCCCACCCGGGGTCTCGGCTCTGCCGCATCTCCCGGTGA